In Acinetobacter pittii, one genomic interval encodes:
- the mdtD gene encoding multidrug transporter subunit MdtD yields the protein MNATPTHQALQPEYRLLVLLVSIGFFMQALDTTIVNTAIPAMAHHLNEDPLRMHSVVVAYVLSVAACIPLSGWLADRFGVRNIFLSAIVIFTLASLGCGLSQSLNELLFFRVIQGVGGALLLPVGRLSLLKIIPRTQFLAAMSLMSLAGLLGPLAGPTLGGWLVEVATWHWIFLINIPMGILGILMTLKVMPNVKEPSVKNFDLGGFILLVVAMIGWSLGIEHLASPEYSKWFSISLLVVGIIATLWYAYHSHTHQNALFRSRLFRNKIYAIGILGNFFARFGGNALPFVLPLMLQVAFGFEPFIAGLMMIPLVLGSLFSKPIVRPIIQKIGYRRFLLINTTLVGLCIASFAIMTVDTPTWVRALHFFLFGTLNSLQFVGMNTLTLKDLPQQDASSGNSFLSMIMMLSMSIGVALAGTLINIFTHYYGADHVTTAFHVTLICLGCINVITAFIFWQIPKDTSV from the coding sequence ATGAATGCCACGCCGACTCACCAAGCCTTGCAGCCCGAATATCGCTTACTCGTTCTTTTGGTTTCTATTGGCTTTTTTATGCAGGCCTTGGACACAACGATTGTAAATACCGCTATTCCTGCCATGGCTCATCATCTCAATGAGGATCCTTTACGCATGCACAGCGTAGTGGTGGCCTATGTATTATCGGTTGCTGCCTGTATTCCTTTAAGTGGATGGTTAGCAGACCGCTTTGGTGTCAGAAATATTTTCTTGTCGGCAATCGTTATTTTTACTTTAGCCTCTTTAGGTTGTGGTCTTTCTCAGAGCCTCAATGAACTCTTATTTTTCCGAGTCATCCAAGGCGTAGGCGGAGCCTTACTACTTCCTGTTGGCCGACTATCACTTTTAAAGATTATTCCACGCACTCAGTTTTTAGCCGCAATGAGCTTAATGAGTCTTGCAGGTTTACTCGGGCCTTTGGCTGGTCCAACTTTAGGTGGCTGGTTAGTTGAAGTTGCAACTTGGCACTGGATTTTCCTCATCAATATTCCCATGGGTATCTTAGGTATATTAATGACGTTAAAAGTCATGCCAAATGTAAAAGAACCCTCAGTCAAAAACTTTGATTTGGGCGGCTTCATTTTATTAGTAGTGGCCATGATTGGCTGGTCTTTGGGTATCGAACATTTAGCCTCGCCAGAATATTCAAAATGGTTCAGCATTTCGCTATTAGTCGTCGGCATAATCGCAACACTTTGGTATGCCTATCATTCACATACTCATCAAAATGCATTATTTCGTAGCCGACTCTTTAGAAACAAGATTTACGCGATTGGTATTTTAGGGAATTTCTTTGCACGCTTTGGTGGTAATGCCTTACCTTTTGTTTTACCACTCATGTTACAAGTCGCTTTTGGTTTTGAACCCTTTATTGCAGGTTTAATGATGATTCCATTGGTCCTAGGTTCATTATTTTCAAAGCCAATTGTCAGACCTATTATTCAAAAAATTGGCTATCGACGTTTTTTACTCATCAACACAACACTCGTTGGATTATGTATTGCTTCTTTTGCCATCATGACAGTCGACACTCCAACTTGGGTTAGAGCCTTACACTTCTTCTTATTTGGCACATTAAATTCCCTGCAATTTGTTGGCATGAACACATTGACCTTGAAAGATTTGCCTCAACAAGATGCGAGTAGCGGTAATAGTTTCTTATCGATGATTATGATGCTTTCAATGAGTATTGGTGTGGCACTAGCAGGCACCCTTATTAATATCTTTACCCATTATTATGGTGCAGACCATGTGACAACAGCGTTTCATGTCACCCTCATTTGTCTCGGTTGTATCAATGTCATTACTGCATTTATTTTCTGGCAAATTCCAAAGGATACGTCTGTTTAA
- the yegX gene encoding glycoside hydrolase family 25 protein, with protein MTKLAKPFFTARHNALIGIGLACVMGVLAYFGLFYQQKAVAQDYPVQGFDVSHHQGDINWKKISPEKFQFVYLKATEGGDYKDPKFQENWLKAREHGFHVGAYHFYRLCRDGKTQAENFIATVPNKTDALPPVIDLEYDGNCINAHTKEQLLKEIGIMHDRLKQHYGKQPIFYISKTFYHIVLIGNFPNTPLWVRDYEGKPELKDKRKWLFWQHSNQGKIEGMTKPVDLNVYEGSVKEWHQFLQQQGIV; from the coding sequence ATGACCAAACTGGCTAAACCCTTTTTCACAGCACGGCACAATGCCTTAATTGGAATTGGCTTGGCTTGTGTTATGGGAGTCTTAGCTTATTTTGGTTTGTTCTATCAACAAAAAGCCGTTGCACAAGATTATCCAGTTCAGGGCTTTGACGTTTCTCACCATCAGGGTGACATTAACTGGAAAAAGATATCACCTGAAAAATTCCAATTCGTCTATTTAAAAGCAACCGAAGGCGGGGATTATAAAGATCCAAAATTTCAAGAAAACTGGTTAAAAGCACGCGAACATGGGTTCCATGTTGGGGCCTATCATTTTTATCGCCTATGTCGTGATGGTAAAACACAAGCCGAAAATTTTATTGCAACAGTTCCAAATAAAACCGATGCTCTTCCTCCCGTCATTGATCTGGAATATGACGGCAACTGTATTAATGCGCATACAAAAGAACAATTACTTAAAGAAATAGGCATTATGCATGACCGCTTAAAACAGCATTATGGCAAACAGCCTATTTTTTATATTTCTAAAACCTTTTACCACATTGTGCTAATAGGTAATTTTCCCAATACACCGCTTTGGGTTAGAGATTACGAAGGTAAACCTGAGCTGAAAGACAAAAGAAAATGGCTCTTTTGGCAGCATAGTAATCAGGGTAAAATTGAAGGCATGACAAAGCCAGTAGACCTCAATGTTTATGAGGGTTCAGTCAAAGAATGGCACCAATTTTTACAGCAGCAAGGCATCGTGTAA
- the dinB gene encoding DNA polymerase IV translates to MRKIIHIDMDAFYASVELRERPELRHLPVVISSHHPRAVIAAASYPAREFGLRSAMSMTQARKLCPQVVIIEPNFEKYRTVSAQIHSIFQQYTLLIEPLSLDEAYLDVTENLKQMASATEVAMHIREDIFRLTGLTASAGVAPNKFLAKIASDWNKPNGLCVIKPSQVATFIQDLPLKKIPGVGKVTQEKLQQLHLHTLGDLQKIEEAVLVHHFGKYGQQLYLYAQGIDHRPVQAERARQQISKETTFDSDFTLVQCQPYWQGLAEKVWQTLEKKQLNARGVNIKLKLKNFQTLQHSKSFKRPIQSLQDLIQVLFLLLNEMQIPEHFQFRLIGIGVYQLQTQADDFQLNLW, encoded by the coding sequence ATGCGCAAAATCATTCATATCGATATGGATGCCTTTTATGCATCGGTCGAATTACGGGAACGCCCTGAATTAAGGCATCTACCCGTTGTTATCTCATCTCATCATCCCCGAGCTGTGATTGCTGCTGCATCCTATCCTGCCCGCGAATTTGGTTTACGTTCAGCCATGTCGATGACTCAGGCAAGGAAACTATGCCCTCAGGTCGTTATTATTGAGCCAAATTTTGAAAAATACCGTACAGTTTCCGCGCAAATTCACTCGATCTTTCAGCAATATACGCTGCTTATTGAACCGTTATCTTTAGATGAGGCCTATCTAGATGTCACTGAAAACCTAAAACAGATGGCAAGTGCAACTGAAGTGGCTATGCACATTCGGGAAGATATTTTTAGATTAACGGGACTTACTGCATCGGCTGGCGTAGCACCAAATAAATTTTTGGCAAAAATTGCTTCCGACTGGAACAAACCGAATGGTTTATGTGTAATTAAACCTTCGCAAGTTGCTACTTTTATTCAAGACCTCCCACTAAAAAAGATTCCTGGGGTGGGTAAAGTCACTCAGGAAAAATTACAACAGCTTCATTTACATACTTTAGGTGATTTACAGAAAATTGAAGAAGCCGTTTTAGTTCATCATTTTGGAAAATATGGACAACAGCTTTATTTATATGCCCAAGGCATTGATCATAGGCCTGTTCAAGCTGAAAGAGCTCGCCAACAAATTTCCAAAGAGACCACCTTCGATAGTGATTTTACTTTGGTTCAATGCCAGCCCTATTGGCAGGGATTAGCTGAAAAAGTCTGGCAAACTCTAGAGAAAAAACAACTCAATGCACGTGGTGTAAATATTAAGCTTAAACTTAAGAATTTTCAGACATTACAACATAGTAAAAGCTTTAAAAGACCGATCCAATCGCTACAGGACTTAATCCAAGTTTTATTTTTATTATTAAATGAAATGCAAATACCTGAACATTTCCAATTTCGCTTGATTGGTATAGGGGTTTATCAATTACAGACCCAAGCCGATGACTTCCAGCTTAACCTGTGGTAA
- a CDS encoding RidA family protein, with protein MTVKRLHVTSRYCEVAISGNLVHLAGQLADDTSVDVTGQTQQTLDNIDRLLAEAGTDKTHILSVMIFLKDIEKDYAAMNAVWDAWISEGHPPARTCVESKLYAPDVLVEMTVVAVLP; from the coding sequence ATGACGGTAAAGCGTTTACACGTTACTTCACGCTACTGCGAAGTCGCGATTTCAGGTAATTTGGTTCACTTGGCTGGACAACTCGCAGACGATACAAGCGTAGATGTTACAGGACAGACTCAACAAACTTTAGACAATATTGATCGTTTATTGGCAGAAGCAGGAACTGATAAAACTCATATTCTTTCTGTCATGATTTTTCTAAAAGATATCGAAAAAGATTATGCAGCAATGAATGCCGTTTGGGATGCATGGATTAGCGAAGGACATCCACCCGCACGCACTTGTGTAGAATCAAAACTCTATGCGCCAGATGTACTTGTAGAAATGACGGTTGTTGCGGTACTTCCATAG
- a CDS encoding DUF2726 domain-containing protein, whose protein sequence is MYYLITILLLFLAVVMAVKSLSRRNQHDSALKRRAVLTSHEQMTLTRLQTVLPKFTVLAHVSFDALLTTKYAHTRRKYQNMAADFVVLDQNYQVVVIVVLGENGLRRAHQQYERRLLQLAGYRVLHYSDVPDYDDLRRDLLSPESELATLHATPQLERMSNAFVKS, encoded by the coding sequence ATGTACTATTTAATCACGATCTTATTATTATTTCTGGCTGTTGTGATGGCCGTGAAAAGTCTTTCACGAAGGAATCAACACGATAGCGCTTTAAAGCGCCGTGCAGTCTTAACCAGTCATGAGCAAATGACCTTAACCCGACTACAAACAGTTCTACCCAAATTTACAGTGTTGGCCCATGTATCTTTTGATGCACTTTTAACTACAAAATATGCGCATACTCGCCGTAAATACCAAAATATGGCAGCTGATTTTGTTGTACTTGATCAAAATTATCAGGTAGTTGTAATCGTTGTTCTCGGGGAAAACGGTTTACGTCGAGCGCATCAACAATATGAACGTCGTCTATTACAATTGGCTGGTTATCGTGTGTTGCATTATAGCGATGTGCCTGATTATGATGATTTAAGAAGAGATTTATTAAGTCCTGAATCAGAGCTAGCAACTTTGCATGCAACGCCACAGCTAGAAAGAATGTCAAATGCTTTTGTGAAGTCTTAA
- a CDS encoding YgiQ family radical SAM protein has translation MSTAYTMQTAPKALFDYDKYWASCFEPAPFLPMSREEMDQLGWDACDFILVCGDAYIDHPSFVSGVIGRVLEAQGFRVGIIAQPDWTNVESFRVLGKPTIAWGVTAGNMDSMINRYTADRKIRSDDAYSPNNEPNKRPDRAATVYCQRCREAFPDVPVLLGGIEGSLRRIAHYDYWSDKVRRSILMDSKADLLMYGNGERAIIDVMHRLAKGEKIHEITDVRGTAFIINKHNKASKAKFVEVASNDVDTVGRVDPIINPYVMTEDIDGCEVEKEKGNSLAQYQNFQKEIVANPIVREGDKLDDDTQIVQLKPAPSKAIKHKLPPRELAVIRLPSFEEVANDQVLYAHANRILHLETNPGNARALVQRHGERDVWINPPPIPLTTEEMDYVFDLPYARLPHPTYGDARFPAFDMIKFSVNIMRGCFGGCTFCSITEHEGRIIQNRSEDSILREIEKIRDTAPNFTGIISDLGGPTANMYRLHCKDPEIEKNCRKPSCVYPGVCQNLHTDHAPLVQLYRKARAIKGVKKILIGSGLRYDLAVLNPEYVKELVQHHVGGYLKIAPEHTEQGPLSKMMKPGIGTYDRFKQMFDRFSKEAGKEQYLIPYFIAAHPGTSDYDMMHLAIWLKKNGFRADQVQTFYPSPMATATTMYYSGKNPLAKVARYTEKVDIVKGEKRRRLHKAFLRYHDPNNWPLLREALKEMGRADLIGNSKQHLIPTYQPKGTEGEYKSARKKNSTTAGDSVKRNNQQTNNHSNQKRPQKGQVLTQHTGLPPRETGEKRPFGGKSKPKSKARG, from the coding sequence ATGTCTACTGCCTACACCATGCAGACTGCGCCAAAAGCGCTGTTTGATTACGACAAATATTGGGCGTCGTGTTTTGAACCCGCACCATTTTTGCCGATGTCACGAGAAGAAATGGACCAACTCGGCTGGGATGCATGTGACTTTATTTTAGTCTGTGGCGATGCTTATATTGATCATCCATCGTTTGTATCGGGTGTGATTGGACGTGTACTTGAAGCACAAGGTTTCCGTGTCGGAATTATCGCGCAGCCAGACTGGACCAATGTTGAAAGCTTCCGCGTTTTAGGTAAGCCAACGATTGCTTGGGGTGTAACCGCAGGTAATATGGATTCGATGATTAACCGTTATACGGCAGATCGTAAAATCCGTTCTGATGATGCATATTCTCCAAACAATGAGCCAAACAAACGTCCTGACCGTGCAGCTACTGTTTATTGCCAACGTTGTCGTGAAGCTTTCCCTGATGTACCTGTATTATTAGGTGGTATTGAAGGTAGTTTACGTCGCATTGCGCACTACGATTATTGGTCGGATAAGGTTCGTCGTTCGATTTTGATGGACTCAAAAGCTGATTTGCTGATGTACGGTAATGGTGAGCGGGCCATTATTGATGTGATGCATCGTTTGGCCAAAGGTGAAAAAATCCACGAGATTACAGATGTCCGTGGTACAGCATTTATTATTAATAAACATAACAAAGCATCAAAAGCAAAGTTTGTTGAAGTTGCGAGTAATGATGTAGATACGGTTGGGCGTGTTGATCCAATTATTAACCCATATGTCATGACAGAAGATATTGATGGCTGTGAGGTTGAAAAAGAAAAGGGTAACTCTTTAGCTCAGTATCAAAATTTCCAAAAAGAGATTGTTGCAAACCCGATTGTGCGTGAAGGAGACAAACTCGATGACGACACTCAAATCGTACAATTAAAGCCAGCACCGTCAAAAGCGATTAAACACAAATTACCTCCACGAGAATTGGCGGTAATTCGTTTGCCTTCTTTTGAAGAAGTAGCGAATGATCAAGTGCTTTACGCGCATGCAAACCGTATTTTACACCTTGAAACGAACCCAGGTAATGCCCGCGCACTCGTTCAACGTCATGGTGAGCGTGATGTTTGGATTAACCCACCTCCAATTCCTCTAACCACTGAGGAAATGGACTATGTGTTTGATTTACCATATGCACGTTTGCCACATCCTACTTATGGCGATGCGCGTTTCCCTGCATTTGATATGATCAAATTCTCGGTCAACATTATGCGTGGCTGTTTTGGTGGTTGTACATTCTGTTCAATTACAGAACATGAAGGGCGTATTATTCAAAACCGTTCGGAAGATTCAATTTTACGTGAGATTGAAAAAATCCGTGATACGGCACCAAACTTCACCGGCATTATCTCAGACTTAGGTGGCCCAACGGCAAACATGTACCGTTTGCATTGTAAAGATCCTGAAATTGAGAAGAACTGCCGTAAACCTTCTTGTGTATATCCGGGCGTTTGTCAAAACTTGCATACCGATCATGCCCCTTTAGTGCAGCTTTACCGTAAAGCACGTGCAATTAAAGGTGTGAAGAAGATTCTGATTGGTTCGGGTTTACGTTATGACCTTGCTGTACTCAACCCTGAATATGTCAAAGAGCTGGTACAACATCACGTTGGCGGTTATTTAAAAATTGCACCAGAGCATACTGAACAAGGCCCGTTATCTAAGATGATGAAACCGGGTATTGGTACCTATGATCGTTTCAAACAAATGTTTGACCGTTTCAGTAAAGAAGCAGGAAAAGAGCAATATTTAATTCCTTACTTTATTGCTGCACATCCGGGTACTTCAGATTATGACATGATGCATCTTGCAATTTGGTTGAAAAAGAATGGCTTCCGTGCCGATCAGGTACAGACGTTCTATCCATCGCCAATGGCAACTGCAACAACCATGTATTATTCGGGCAAAAACCCGCTTGCTAAAGTCGCTCGTTATACTGAAAAAGTTGATATTGTAAAAGGTGAGAAACGCCGTCGTCTGCATAAAGCATTCTTACGTTACCATGATCCAAATAACTGGCCATTACTTCGTGAAGCCTTAAAAGAAATGGGCCGTGCCGATTTAATTGGTAATTCGAAGCAGCATTTAATTCCAACTTATCAGCCAAAAGGCACAGAAGGGGAATACAAATCTGCACGTAAGAAAAATTCGACTACTGCAGGCGATTCAGTTAAACGAAATAACCAGCAAACGAATAATCATTCAAATCAGAAGCGTCCGCAAAAGGGTCAGGTACTTACTCAGCATACAGGCTTACCTCCTCGTGAAACAGGCGAAAAGAGACCATTTGGTGGTAAAAGTAAACCAAAGTCGAAAGCTCGTGGCTAA
- a CDS encoding esterase-like activity of phytase family protein: MSKKTLAALLCCASLGLTACNNDNDQEQTSPIENVAEPTLISFAKLPVETYSAGPDSGVYVKGANGIYPPFKGQPVQGFSAALKNEDGSYMAMADNGFGTQDNSADFLLRIYKLKPDFKTKAKGTGQVTVQNFIQLRDPNKLIPFNIVNGNTVDRLLTGADFDPESMQRSNDGTYWIGDEFGPYLLHFSADGVLLDAPIALPNPLNPTQELRSPQNQFNKAQINFVEPLVQQSGGFEGMAISPDGQYLYPLIEKPIKSIRETERQLLISQFDLKKKAYTGKYYWFQLDSKATNIGDFQLFNDKEGIIIERDATQNNLGGYKKLIRIKLNESGQLVSREDLVDLIKIANPNLLYSTARAGDIGTGQVFAFPFETIEDVIIENGTTLTVFNDNNFPGSTGRNAKLADDNEIIQIRLPKALF, from the coding sequence ATGAGCAAAAAAACATTAGCGGCATTATTATGCTGCGCCAGTTTAGGATTGACGGCATGTAATAATGATAATGATCAAGAACAAACGTCACCTATTGAGAACGTTGCCGAACCAACCTTAATTTCTTTTGCCAAATTACCTGTAGAAACTTATTCTGCTGGCCCAGACTCTGGCGTATATGTAAAAGGTGCAAATGGAATTTATCCTCCATTTAAAGGTCAACCTGTACAGGGGTTTTCTGCTGCATTAAAAAATGAAGATGGCAGTTATATGGCAATGGCTGATAACGGTTTCGGAACTCAAGATAATTCAGCAGACTTTTTACTTCGTATTTATAAACTGAAGCCTGATTTCAAAACTAAAGCTAAAGGCACCGGTCAAGTGACTGTGCAAAACTTTATCCAGCTGCGTGATCCGAACAAATTAATTCCGTTTAATATCGTGAATGGTAATACAGTTGATCGATTATTAACGGGCGCTGATTTTGATCCAGAATCTATGCAACGTTCTAATGATGGAACTTACTGGATTGGGGATGAGTTTGGGCCTTATTTACTTCATTTTTCAGCAGATGGCGTGTTATTAGATGCACCGATTGCTTTGCCAAATCCGTTAAACCCGACTCAAGAGCTACGTTCACCACAAAATCAGTTTAATAAAGCACAAATTAATTTTGTAGAACCTCTAGTTCAGCAAAGTGGTGGTTTTGAAGGAATGGCGATTTCGCCAGATGGGCAGTATCTTTACCCGCTTATAGAAAAGCCAATTAAATCAATTCGGGAAACAGAAAGACAGTTGCTGATTTCGCAATTTGACTTGAAGAAAAAAGCGTATACAGGAAAATATTATTGGTTCCAATTAGATAGTAAGGCAACTAATATTGGTGACTTCCAACTCTTTAATGATAAAGAAGGCATTATTATTGAGCGTGATGCGACTCAGAATAATTTAGGCGGATATAAAAAGTTAATTCGTATTAAATTAAATGAGTCAGGTCAGCTAGTAAGCCGTGAAGATTTAGTCGATTTAATTAAAATCGCTAACCCGAATTTGTTGTATAGCACAGCTAGAGCAGGGGATATTGGTACGGGACAGGTTTTTGCTTTTCCATTTGAGACGATTGAAGATGTGATCATTGAAAATGGCACAACACTTACCGTTTTCAATGATAATAACTTCCCTGGATCGACAGGGCGTAACGCAAAACTGGCTGATGATAATGAGATTATTCAGATTCGTTTGCCAAAAGCTTTGTTCTAA
- a CDS encoding helix-turn-helix domain-containing protein encodes MDIGEVAKKAKVTTATLRFYEEKGLIKSIGRQGLRRQYGKQVLDQLALIALGRAAGFSLNEITTMFGQDGKPELDRQKLKDKAEQLEHMAKRLHFISQGLQHAAVCPAKNHMECPTFQNFLKAAIAGEYQPTKL; translated from the coding sequence ATGGATATTGGTGAAGTCGCTAAAAAAGCAAAAGTCACAACGGCCACGCTACGCTTTTATGAAGAGAAAGGATTAATTAAATCAATAGGGCGGCAGGGTTTACGGCGGCAATATGGCAAACAAGTACTTGATCAATTGGCACTCATTGCTTTAGGTCGTGCCGCAGGCTTTTCTTTAAATGAAATTACCACAATGTTTGGGCAAGATGGTAAGCCAGAGCTTGATCGGCAAAAACTAAAAGATAAAGCTGAACAGTTAGAGCACATGGCAAAGCGATTGCATTTTATTAGTCAGGGATTACAACATGCTGCTGTATGTCCTGCCAAAAATCATATGGAATGCCCAACCTTTCAGAACTTTTTGAAAGCAGCAATTGCAGGAGAATATCAGCCAACGAAACTTTAA
- a CDS encoding DUF2938 domain-containing protein has translation MNTSTIFFQALFLGVGATIVMDIWLLILKIFKIPTLNFSFLGRWVGWIFKGKLVHQTIAQSPQIKGEYLLGWIAHYSVGIIFALIFIFFVGSTWLIQPQFYSALLFGVVTVLIPFFIMQPAMGNGFASSKTPHPFLNCIKSLMNHSVFGCGLYLTSKLFQI, from the coding sequence ATGAATACCTCCACAATATTCTTTCAAGCTTTATTTCTTGGTGTTGGTGCAACTATTGTCATGGATATCTGGCTATTAATATTAAAGATATTCAAAATTCCGACCTTAAATTTTTCCTTTCTCGGACGCTGGGTTGGTTGGATATTTAAAGGGAAACTCGTCCATCAAACTATTGCACAAAGCCCTCAAATTAAAGGTGAATATTTATTGGGCTGGATTGCACACTACAGTGTTGGGATTATCTTCGCATTAATTTTTATTTTCTTTGTTGGGTCAACTTGGCTGATTCAACCTCAGTTTTACTCAGCTCTACTGTTTGGTGTGGTCACCGTTCTCATTCCTTTTTTTATTATGCAACCGGCCATGGGTAATGGCTTTGCTTCATCAAAAACACCCCATCCTTTTTTGAACTGTATAAAAAGTTTAATGAACCATAGTGTTTTTGGCTGTGGCTTATATCTCACTTCAAAACTATTTCAAATTTAA
- a CDS encoding flavodoxin family protein: MKTVAIIYHSRQGHTQFIAQQIQLGILNHKNIKVDLLNAEDLIERPEILNQYDGLIWGSPTYLGGVSSKLKQLMDATGPLWKKQSFKGKLAAGFTVSSLPAGDKQSTLISIFTFCMQHGMLWVGNPILPEQHQGVAYAKAANRLGSWSGLMAQAEHGSNADRFDEGDIKTAQQFGENFALTLSTYQGI, translated from the coding sequence ATGAAAACTGTTGCCATTATTTACCATAGCCGCCAAGGCCATACCCAATTTATTGCTCAGCAAATTCAACTTGGTATCTTAAACCATAAAAATATTAAAGTAGATTTGCTCAATGCCGAAGATCTTATCGAGCGCCCAGAAATTCTTAACCAATACGACGGCTTAATTTGGGGATCTCCTACATATTTAGGTGGAGTGTCTTCCAAGTTAAAACAACTCATGGATGCAACAGGCCCTTTATGGAAAAAACAAAGTTTTAAAGGGAAATTAGCGGCTGGGTTTACTGTTTCCTCTCTTCCTGCAGGTGATAAACAATCGACGTTAATTTCGATTTTTACCTTTTGTATGCAGCACGGCATGCTCTGGGTAGGCAATCCAATTCTGCCAGAACAACATCAAGGTGTTGCTTATGCAAAAGCAGCTAACCGTCTCGGTTCATGGTCAGGCTTAATGGCTCAAGCTGAACATGGCAGTAATGCCGATAGGTTTGATGAAGGAGATATTAAAACTGCTCAACAATTTGGTGAAAATTTTGCATTGACCTTAAGTACCTATCAAGGAATATAA
- a CDS encoding DUF2798 domain-containing protein: MRAQKLLFLLILSGMMSFIISGISTFKAIGLNHHFVSLWVSAWIIAWILAFPSVLICAPLAQKLADIVFKKVEKS; this comes from the coding sequence ATGAGAGCACAGAAACTTTTATTCCTCTTAATTTTATCTGGAATGATGTCTTTTATAATTTCAGGTATTTCAACTTTCAAGGCTATAGGATTAAATCATCACTTCGTTTCATTATGGGTATCAGCTTGGATTATTGCATGGATATTAGCTTTCCCAAGTGTATTGATTTGTGCACCTCTAGCTCAAAAACTGGCCGACATTGTATTTAAGAAAGTTGAAAAAAGCTAA
- a CDS encoding lytic transglycosylase domain-containing protein gives MKFDYWFCILFTSSLAQDHFEPSQLQRLSLKFFIIALMTIMTGCTSLGPNSGSFSWRSNKLSSGLQKAYSVPPSTANRLSPMIIQSADQYNVPPLLLAAVIRQESSYNSNARSPTGAVGLTQIIPSYWQQTCAGNLYDETTNIQCGAYILNHYYQSADSWFKATAYYNVGPTGYERSFWTRHKAKKYARSVKRHQKTLKSAL, from the coding sequence TTGAAATTTGATTATTGGTTTTGTATTTTGTTTACCTCATCTTTAGCTCAAGATCATTTTGAACCATCACAATTACAGCGCCTTAGTCTCAAATTTTTTATTATTGCGTTGATGACAATAATGACGGGGTGCACCAGCTTAGGACCTAATAGTGGCTCTTTTTCTTGGCGCTCTAATAAGCTCTCATCAGGCTTACAAAAAGCTTATTCTGTCCCGCCGAGCACAGCCAATCGTCTATCTCCCATGATTATTCAAAGTGCTGACCAATATAATGTGCCCCCCCTTTTACTTGCAGCAGTGATTAGACAAGAGTCTAGTTACAATAGTAATGCTCGCTCTCCTACTGGTGCAGTTGGTTTAACTCAAATTATTCCGAGCTATTGGCAACAAACTTGTGCAGGGAATTTATATGATGAAACTACTAATATCCAATGTGGTGCTTATATCTTAAACCACTATTATCAATCAGCTGATAGTTGGTTCAAGGCGACAGCTTATTATAATGTAGGACCAACTGGTTATGAGCGAAGCTTCTGGACACGTCACAAAGCAAAAAAATATGCTCGCTCTGTGAAGCGTCATCAAAAAACTTTAAAAAGTGCCTTATAA